A stretch of DNA from Nostoc sp. KVJ3:
AATATTACATAAATAAAACTAATGATTTGGATACAAAGGTAAGGGTAGCTCTCGCACCAGAAGATTGTTCTGGTGCTGGTCTTGGAATTTTTGTAAAGTATTGGGGTAAAGAAGCAAAATTTTCGATTTAGAGGATTAATTAGTTTGGCTATGACTGCAACTACCCCAGTTCTAACTGATAGTAAAACTTTGAACGAAGTAGTAAACTGTTTAACGGAAAATATTCCAATTCAGACTCAAGGCAAGTGTGAACAAAAAAATATCTTTGAAATTCTAATTAGGGCAGCCACCCAAAGAGATAGCATAGAAAACACAAGTAAAGTATTAAAAAATGTTCCCACAAGTAACGATATTCGTTATCATTTGGAGAAATATTCAGACCTGAACTCTCTGGAATCAGATTTAAATACTGCACTTCAAAGTCGGTTCCCAGATGGTATTCAAAAAGGAAAATACAAAATTGCTATCGATTTTAACTTAATTCCATATTATGGTGAACCATCATCATCAGAAGCACCATACATTTATAGAAGTCAAGCAAAAAGTGGCACTTGTTCTTTTTATGCCTACGCTACTGTCTATGTAATTAAAAAGAATAAACGACTTACCTTAGCTATTAAAGCTGTTCAACAACAAAATACTTTAGTAGCAATTATTACTTATCTTTTAGCTCTGATTGAGCCTTTGAAGCTAAAAATAGAACGATTGTATTTAGACCGGGAATTCTTCTGTGTGCCAGTCATCAGATGGTTGCAAGCTCTTGATATCCCCTTTGAAATGCCAGTAATTATTCGAGGTAAACATGGCGGTACTAGACAATTAATTAGAGGTAGGCGCAGTTATAAAACAACTTATACTTTAAACAGCGATAAATATGGCTCAGTCACTTTTCATGTATGGATAATTTGTACATATAAAAATGGTAAAAGACGAGCGCATGGGCGAGAGTTTTTTATTTACGCAGTCTATAAAGTACAGTTATCTTTACACCTGATACATGATGACTATCGTCTTCGTTTTGGGATTGAGAGTAGCTATCGGATGAAAAACCAGTGCCGAATTAAAACTACTATTAAAAATCCCATTATTCGGCTTTTATTTGTAGCTTTGGCGTTTTTAATTATTAATATTTGGATTTATCTAGTATGGCATTATCTTAGCCGTTTAAAAAGAAGCTCTCGACAAGTTCTTTCTCACTTATTTACCCTCAAACAGATGCTTGAATTTCTACGTCAAGCCGTAGACCGCAACTATGGGGTAGCCTGCGAAGTTTGTTTACCATCTGGCTGATTTTGGTTGATTTTCGGGGCTTATTTATAAGCAAATCTTATTATTCACATCTCACAATCCCCTTTTGTACATTTCAAAAAAAAACGGTATCATACACTACTATTTTTTAGCGATCGCAGAAGTTTTCGGTCTACTGAAAGTTCTTAGCAGCACTCCTGTCAAAAACTCATCATGTTACCTGAACGGATAAAGCATAGCTGAATTTACTAATTGGGCGTTAACTGATGAAAAAATCTGTTTCTATCGTCATCACAGTTTACAATCGAGAAAACTACCTTGCTGCGGCAATTAAAAGTGTCCTGGCTCAAACTTGGTCGGACTTGGAATTGTTAATATGGGACGATGGCTCTACAGATCGCTCCGTTGAAATTGCATCCGAGTATGCCCAGCAAGATCAACGCATCCGAGTCATAGCTGCCAAACATACTGGTATTGCCCCTGCTATCCACGGGGCTGTTGCAGCAACCACTGGAGATTATATCGGTTGGGTAGACAGTGACGATATTCTGGCTCCCACCGCCTTAGAACAGACAATTTCCATTCTGAATAATCACCCCAAAGTAGGACTTGTCTACACAGACTATCAACTAATGGACGAACAGGGAAACCTGCATGGAATCGGGCAGCGTTGCCAAATCCCCTATTCCAAAGAACGGCTGCTTGTTGACTTTATGATCTTCCATTTCCGCTTAATACGCCGCACCGTTTACGAGCAAGTGGGAGGTATTGATCCGAACTTTACTTATGCCGAAGAGTATGATTTGTGTCTAAAACTGTCTGAAGTCACCGACTTTTACCATATCCCTCAACCTCTTTATTATTATCGCCGTCACTCTGGCAATTTGACTAACGAACAGTTTGAACCGATTCGCTGGTCTCAAAAAGCAATCAATAACGCACTCAAAAGGCGGGGGTTAGACAGCCAATATGAGCTATCTATGCAAGTTGTCGCTCATTTTACTATTAAATCTAAACACCGCTCTCAGAACACCTCTAACTCCCCTCAGCAGATTTTAAATTCACCAACCACTGTTTCGATTATCATTCCGACTTACAATCGTAAACATTATCTTAAATACGCTCTCGATAGCGTCTGTTGTCAAACCTATACTGACTACGAAATTATTGTAATTGATGACGGCTCCACCGATGGGACTGCTGATTGGATTCATACACACTATCCACAGGTAAAACTGTTACAAATACCCACTAATACTGGTGCTGCTGCCGCTAGAAATTTGGGCATTAAAAATGCGCTGGGGCAATTTATCGCCTTTCTCGATAGCGACGACCAATGGCTACCAGATTACCTGCAACATCAAATTGACACTCTCAAACAAACACCTACTGCTGTCCTCAGCTACTGCAACTATATCGCCATCACAAGTGTTGACCACAAGGGCGACCGAATGAGCCTCAGTCCAAGCCATCCAGATGACCTGATTCTTTCGATGCTTTGGCGATGCTTCATTCACACACTCTCTCAAGTCGTCGTACCCAAATCAGTCTTCCAAACAGTTGGTTTATTAAACGAACAGTTGAAAGGCTGTCATGACTGGGAGTTTTACTTAAGACTGTTTGCACACGGAACTCCAGTACATATCCCCAAGTATTTAGTTCGCAAACGCTGGTTGCCTGACAGCATCGTTACCCAATCTAACTGTACTGCATGGTTAGCAAACGGGCTTCAAGTCCTAGAAGAATTTTATCGTCGCCCTGCCAACGCCCGCTACAGCCATTTGCGACCAACCATTGAAACTCACTTTCGTACTACTGTAGAAGAATTCAAGTCATACATTTTCCCCGCTTTCCAGCCAAATCAGAGCCAGGGAATCACTGCCCCCCTAGTTTCCATTATTATCTCTAGTAATAACGCCAGCAGATTTGCCGCCTGTCTACATAGTTGCCAACAACAAATTTATCCGAATCTGGAAATTATTATTGTTGAACACGACTCGACCGAGAACTTGAGCGAAATTAGTCGCCAATTTGCCAGCACAACTAAAGGACGTGTAATCTTAACTCAATGCCAGCAACCAGGAGCGAGTGCTGCTTACAATCATGGATTAGCTTTAGCTACTGGTGACTATATCCAATGGCTTTCTGGCTCAGATGAATTGACACCCCAAAAAATTGCCTTGCAAGTAGCAGCATTAGAACAAAATCGTCACTTTGACATTGCCTATGGTGATTGGCAATGGTGCTTTTATCAAAACGAGCAGTGTCAATTGAGAATTGCTTTCGCATTCCAACAGAATGACGACGAAAGAATGCAGAGACTAATGCATAACTGGCAACCTCTTCATGCCTTCCTAATTCGTCGCTCTACAGCAGTGCGCTTGCAAGAGTTACAAGTGTGGAATTATCCACAGACTCAATTGGATGCAGACCGGGAGTATTTAACTCTAGCAGCAATAGTGGGGTTTCGTTTTCTTCACGTTCAACATTCTACCGTCCTCTACAATCATTTCTCCTCCAGTCAGATGAAGTTGTCCGACTCTTACGTCGGAAGAGTCGAGAGACTCAAGCAAATGTTTTTACGCTTTCAATACCATGCCACGATGCAGCCACTAAGTGAAATTACAGAACAACATTGGTTTCTGCTCAAGCAAAGTTGGGATTTGTGGAAACTCGCACCAGTCACACTTCAGCAACACGGAGAAGACGCTTTTTTTCTTCAGCACTCTCAAAAAGAGCTAGGAATGCCGCTCAACTTAGCCCAAGCCAGAATAGTCAGCGCCTTATATAAATCTGATGAAGCTTGCACTTTAGAAGATCATGCTCGTCAAATTGTGCGGATATTTTGGAAGCAAATCGTTCAACAGTCTGGAGGTGAGGCAAAAAATGTTGCAGCCGAGCTAACAAGATGGGTAGGACTTGCTCATCCCGAAACTTCTGATTCTTCCCCTCACCAACTAGCACAGGCTGGAAGTCAAAGTACATCTTTACTGCAAGCGAAAATTGATGCAATTCCTTTGTCTGCCCCGTTGTTTGTAGAACAGCAATTGGCAGTGCTTTACGTACTGGACAAACTTCGGACTGCTGGAATGCTTAACCAATTTTCTGCTCTACAGTCAGAAATAAATCAGTCAATGCCAGCTAGATAAATCTTGTAAATTCTTTTCCGAAAAAACATCTAAAACATATAAAAACTTTAATCTAACTATAAATTCACTTGTCAAGCCAGAATTTTACCTAAAAACAAGCCAGCAATAAATTCCGTAAAGCTTCGGTAGACTGAAACGGAAATATTATCTTATCTTCAACTCAAGTACCTGCATTATTCAAAGATTCGAGGTTTGATGAATATCTAGAAGTGTTGAGTTCGTTCCAATCCTTAAAACTTGAGAATTCCGAAATCATTTTTTACCTCAACTATCTTCATCAAAGATATTTGTTTTCTGAGAGCAAGCATTTATTCAACTCTTAATTAATCAAATGGCTCTTTAGTACTCTATCTACTAAATCAATGCACCCAAAAGCTGAAAACCTTGATTTAGCATTTTTTTTGGGAATTTTTCGGCTTATGGGAGCAAATAAAAAACTCTCAATAGATAATTATCCGGCTCCGTTTTTCGTCACAATAATTTCTTATTAAAAAGATATAATTTATGCCAATTTCTGATCTGATTCTCCCCACTGATAGCTCTTCATCTCAAGGAGGGTTATTACCATCTTCTCTGACAGGAACATCTTTCAGCAGTGCTTCAGATAATAATTCGTCATTAATAGGGTTGCAAAAAACATCTACAACAAGTAGTGCTTCTGGTCTGATTGGCTCTAATCTGGAAACTCTTACTAACTACAGTAATTCTGTTAGTACTATCTCTGATAGTTTACCGTTATTTAATCAATCAGTTGTTTCTACATCTCTTGCATCTCAATCACTTCCGAACAATCCGACGACTGGTTTAGACCAACTTACTGGAAGTGGGAAAAATCTGTCCCTAGTTGGAATTAATAGTAACGATTCTCTTTTAAATCCTAGTCCAGTATTAAAGGGAAAGTTTGGTAATTTCGATAATCATCAAAATTTCCAGTTAACTCTACAAGATGCTAATGGAAATCCAGAAAGCTTTTCTCTGACTGGCGATGGTGAAGGTGAAGTATTTCAAACTAACCTTGGTGAGCAAATTATTTTTACTGGCACTGATGTCACCACAAATGTCCAAATCTCAGCATCCAATAATCTTCAATTCGGTGATTACATCGGGTCTTCTCTAAAAGTGCAAACAAAAGGCAGTATTAAATCTGGCAATATCACCCTCAAGAATACTGCTCTTGACAATAGTCCTGGACTCAGTTTGCAATCTGGATTGAGCGATTCACAAAGTTCGACTGATACTGGTTACAGTGTCACTGACCTTACCACTCTACTTGGAGGCAGTAATAACTATGCTGCGGCTATCAATGACTCTGGTCAAATTGTTGGTGGTTCTATCAGCAGTGATAATTCACAATATCATGTTTTTCTCTACAGTGATGGCAAAATGACCGACCTCGGCACTTTGCCTGGAGCCAGTTACAGCTATGCCACAGGCATCAATAATTCTGGTCAAGTTGTGGGTGAATCTTATATCAATACGACGCAACACACTTTTCTCTACAGTGATGGCAAGATGACCGACCTCGGCACTTTGCCTGGAGGCAGTGACAGCTATCTTGGAGCTATCAATAATTCTGGTCAAATTGTAGGTACTTCCAGTACTTCCATATACTATCAAGTGATTTTTGATGGAAGCCTTACTCTATCTTACCCAGAATATCACGCTTTCCTCTATCAGAATGGAAATATGAGTGATCTGGGTACTTTACCGAATGGCATTGACAGCAATGCTACAAGTATTTACAGCAATGCTACAAGCATCAATAACCTTGGTCAAATAGTTGGTGGTTCTCAACAACAAGTATTTCACGATACTTCTGTTTACGTTAGTGGTGGCGGTTATGGAAATGAACCTGGTCACATTTATCATAGCGGTTACTACACATCATCAGGACAAGCTTTCATCTACAGTAATGGCAATATGACTGGACTGGGCACTTTGCCCGGAGGCGACTTCAGCACTGCCACAGATATTAATAATTCTGGTCAAGTCATTGGCAATTCCAACACTGGTAATAACTCGCAACACGCTTTCCTCTACAGTCAGGGACAGATGACTGACCTCGGCACTCTCCCTGGCTTGCAATACAGTCGTGCTAACGCCATCAATGATGCTGGTCAAATCATTGGTGACTCCAGCAGTGATTATAATTTTAATTATAATTTTGATCACCCTTTCCTCTACACCAATGGCAAAATGACAGACCTCAACAGCTTGATTCCACAAGACTCAGGCTGGACTTTATCAGAGGCTACAGCCATCAATAATAAAGGGCAAATCCTTGGATATGGCAACATCTCTGGACAATATCGCCAGTTCCTCCTTAACCCCATTTCTACAACAGCAACACCCAAAGATGGCATTACTGTAGGCAATATTTCCACTCAAGGTAGTTCTGTCCTCTTGCAGGGACTTAAGATTAATCTCACTGGCTCCAATGTTGTCACCAAAGGCGGCAATATTACTTTTGATGGCCCCACAATCCTCAATAGCAGTACGGGTGCTTACACTTTTAACTCTGCTAAATCTACTGCTACTTCCAAGGGCGGCGATATCACCTTCAAAAATACTGTCGATAGTAACAGTGCAGGTGCTTCATCCCTTAGTCTGACAGGAGGTTTGGGCAATATTACTTTCAATAATGCAGTTGGTGGTAATGCTAGTCTTAAGGACTTGACAGTTAATAGTGCTAAAACTTTTATTGCTGAAGGTGATATCACCACCAAAGGCAATATCGCTATTTCAGCTAACCAGAACATTACCACTAATAGTCTCACTTCCAACAATGGGGCAGTAAAAGTAACTAGTCAGCAGGGGACGGTGGCGACTATTGATATTACCAGTGGTGGCAGTACTACTGTTACTGCTTCCCAAAATCTCAGCACTGGTACTGTTCTTGCTAATAGTGGCGCTGTTAGCCTGACTAGCAATCTAGGTTCTGTTACTACCAAAGACATCACCACTAGTGGCAATGCGGATGATATCACTTTGAAAGCTGCTAGTGACATCTCCACAGCGAATTTGTCTGCCAATGGCTCAGGTAAAGTCAGCATTTTTCTATACGGAAATACTAACCTTGAAGATCAAACTAACGGTAATGTAAATACTGGTAGCATCAATGCAAATCAATTAACAATTCTTAGTTCTGGAGGTGTCAATATTCAAGGTGATACTACTGGTAAATATAATGTATCTATAGTAGCAGGTTACGACGTGACTACCCGTAAAATAACATCAAGTCATGGACAAGTTAGCTTAAACAGCAGTTCTGGTTCTGTTACTGTTAACAATATTATTAATGCTGATCGGGATGTATATGTTGTAGCAGACGGCAATATTACTATTCCCGAAATTATATCAAGCAAGGGAGCCGTTGGCTTGAATAGCAGTTCTGGCTCTATTACTACTGTTGGTAAAATCACAGGCAGTAATGATGTATACGTTGTAGCTAGTGGCAATGTTGCTACCAATGATATTCAAACGCATGAGGGAAGTATTAATATCACCAGCTTGAAGGGAACAGTGACAAAAGGACTTTTGGCTAATGATAGTGGCACATACAGAGATAAAACTTTAACTAACACAACCACTGATATCAGTACTGAGGAACTACCATCAAGTTTGTTGAGTTTCAAAAACGACTTCAAAAAACAGAACCAGTTCCAATTCCATTTCCTTGGATAGATCCAGACATCATACTTGAGTTACCCGCACAACTCGAAAAACTATGGGAAGAACATATTCACAAATTTCTTGAGCAGCCTGCAAATGCTCCAACAATCGAAGATGTAGCGAAAGAATCCACTCACAGGTACACATTACCAGAGTCAAAGAGAGTACGAAATAGTTTCAAAACTAACTGAAAAACAGACAGAAACATTGAAGAAACAACTTACGTATGGAAATATAACCTACGAAGATCTTTTGCGGGCTGAAATTTTGACGGAAGAAGGAGAAGAAGAAGGCTGCTTTGATGTTGTGCTGACAAAACATTTAGGGGGACAAAATAGTGAAGGTGGAACTCATAGTGTTTATGCTGATTATGTCACTGGTTCTCTAGGTGATTTTTTGGTAGTAACTCCTGCTGGAGTCCCTGCTTTCTATGATGGGATTATTACACCAATTGGGGCAGCACACACTATTAAAGGTGAGAGGATTGGTTCTTTAGCAGAGGTGAAAACGAAACAATACTGGTTAATCAATGTTGCTAAAGGTAGTACACGTCAAAGAGAATTGGATGATCTGAAGAAATTAAAGAGCCAGATACGTCGTGAGCTTGCAGTAGCTGAACACTGTGGATTTATTTTTAGCTGTGTTTCTTTTGATACTGAAAATGTAGCCAAAGCTGCTCAACAATTACTCCAATCCGAATTCCCACTCTTCATTTTTACTATATTAAGCAAGGCCGCCCAACAAAACTATAATAAATTAAATTAACCAGATTAATATTTTCAATGATTAATCTACGTCACCTCTCAGGAAATAATTCGTACCAAACATTTCATTCATAATGGGGTAGAAAATTCTTTATCGTTTCTTCTAATGCATAAGGATGCTTATGAAATTCAATTACTGGAATTATACAACTTGTGTTCTTTGTAACAGTTTAGATGCGATTGAACTAGCTCTAACTCAGATTTTCAACAGGAAAATTGTCATCGTATCCCTTTGCCTCCACAGCTTCTGTCAGATGCAGACTTACGAGATCGTCCTTATATGACAGAATGGGACTTATGGATTGTTGGTTTGTTCGTTGGGAAATTAGGATGGACAATAATTAAGACTTCGCCTGCTGAACTTTTATGCCGTCGAGCTAGGGCGTATCCCTTCCAAGAATATCAGAATTAGCAATGCAAATTGGCTGTAATGCTTTTCATTTAGGTGTCTACCAAACTGATTATGGAGTTTTGCTAGAAACAGATGCTCAAGGTCACATTCATATCATTGGTAAAGTTGATGCAGAATTAGAAGATATGTTTTACGAGGAACAAATCACTAAAAAAAGTGAACGTGTCGAGTTTTCCCTGTTAGCTTTACCAGAGGAAATCGTGGCTACAACGAAACTGTCAGTTTCGGAATCTCAAAAACAAAGTGTGAAAGAATTAGAGGCACAGGTCGAACAAGATCCCAATGCTTGGATTGATTGGAGTATTCTAGACAAAGCGAAAACAGACTCACAAGTGAAGCACTAGAAACAGCTACTGAGCAAACCTCATTCTTATTGGCACTTAGGAAAAGAACCACTAGTTTACCGAGCATATACCCAACAGCAGCAGCTAGCCGCTGATGGGGCGCGGTTGTTATACTTTCAACCTAATGAGTATTACCAACAGCTTGATCCAGAAGGTATATTACCACGGTACTAACTACTGGGATCTGTTATTGCCGTAATCAGATGAGCAACAAACTTAACTCATGCCGTTCTCAAAACCCGTTGCCGTCCCTGTAGCAGTAGCACTACATGGATGCCTAAGCCAGGAAGTCATTGATTCAAATTATCGCATCTCCCCAAATTCCCTAATATACTCCACCAACTCTCTGGTATGCCCCCCTTCAGAGATTCGTGCCAAATTCCCCACCAGGATAAACAGTTCTCGCGCTCTGCTCACAGCAACATTCAGTAAATTAGGTCGCCGATTAATAAACCAGAGACTATCAGTTGCAGAGTATTGGCGAGTCGAGAAAATTATCACTGATTTCTGTCCACCTTGGAACGTGTGAACTGTGCCAATGCTCTTGGGGAAAAATCTGACCAACGAGATTTTAAACGTTGAGTCAGCGCATCTACTTGACGACGGTAAGGTGAAATCACGCCAATCGTGTTGTCAGAGTCAGGAGAATTTAAGCGATAACCCGCCGCTAACAACTCTTCAATCAACGCTTCTACTGCATCAACTTCCGCCCAATTAACATGGTTCTCTAGTTGACCTTCGACATGACTTGCAATCAGGTTAGCACCCAACCGAGAAACTTGAGGCTCAGTTTTAATGACCATCCCGTAGTTGCACAAGCGATCGCAAAAATCAGCAATTACCGGAACGCAACGGTAATGATATTTAAGGATAATGCCCTGACCAATATCTTGCGGTTGCCCTGATTCCCCAGCTGCTCGGTGATAAGCTGTTGTTGCTGTGGGGCTGTAGCGGTCATAATCTACATCTGTTAGCCCCTGTTTAGAAACGACTTGCTGCGATATTCA
This window harbors:
- a CDS encoding ISH3 family transposase; its protein translation is MTATTPVLTDSKTLNEVVNCLTENIPIQTQGKCEQKNIFEILIRAATQRDSIENTSKVLKNVPTSNDIRYHLEKYSDLNSLESDLNTALQSRFPDGIQKGKYKIAIDFNLIPYYGEPSSSEAPYIYRSQAKSGTCSFYAYATVYVIKKNKRLTLAIKAVQQQNTLVAIITYLLALIEPLKLKIERLYLDREFFCVPVIRWLQALDIPFEMPVIIRGKHGGTRQLIRGRRSYKTTYTLNSDKYGSVTFHVWIICTYKNGKRRAHGREFFIYAVYKVQLSLHLIHDDYRLRFGIESSYRMKNQCRIKTTIKNPIIRLLFVALAFLIINIWIYLVWHYLSRLKRSSRQVLSHLFTLKQMLEFLRQAVDRNYGVACEVCLPSG
- a CDS encoding glycosyltransferase family 2 protein; this encodes MKKSVSIVITVYNRENYLAAAIKSVLAQTWSDLELLIWDDGSTDRSVEIASEYAQQDQRIRVIAAKHTGIAPAIHGAVAATTGDYIGWVDSDDILAPTALEQTISILNNHPKVGLVYTDYQLMDEQGNLHGIGQRCQIPYSKERLLVDFMIFHFRLIRRTVYEQVGGIDPNFTYAEEYDLCLKLSEVTDFYHIPQPLYYYRRHSGNLTNEQFEPIRWSQKAINNALKRRGLDSQYELSMQVVAHFTIKSKHRSQNTSNSPQQILNSPTTVSIIIPTYNRKHYLKYALDSVCCQTYTDYEIIVIDDGSTDGTADWIHTHYPQVKLLQIPTNTGAAAARNLGIKNALGQFIAFLDSDDQWLPDYLQHQIDTLKQTPTAVLSYCNYIAITSVDHKGDRMSLSPSHPDDLILSMLWRCFIHTLSQVVVPKSVFQTVGLLNEQLKGCHDWEFYLRLFAHGTPVHIPKYLVRKRWLPDSIVTQSNCTAWLANGLQVLEEFYRRPANARYSHLRPTIETHFRTTVEEFKSYIFPAFQPNQSQGITAPLVSIIISSNNASRFAACLHSCQQQIYPNLEIIIVEHDSTENLSEISRQFASTTKGRVILTQCQQPGASAAYNHGLALATGDYIQWLSGSDELTPQKIALQVAALEQNRHFDIAYGDWQWCFYQNEQCQLRIAFAFQQNDDERMQRLMHNWQPLHAFLIRRSTAVRLQELQVWNYPQTQLDADREYLTLAAIVGFRFLHVQHSTVLYNHFSSSQMKLSDSYVGRVERLKQMFLRFQYHATMQPLSEITEQHWFLLKQSWDLWKLAPVTLQQHGEDAFFLQHSQKELGMPLNLAQARIVSALYKSDEACTLEDHARQIVRIFWKQIVQQSGGEAKNVAAELTRWVGLAHPETSDSSPHQLAQAGSQSTSLLQAKIDAIPLSAPLFVEQQLAVLYVLDKLRTAGMLNQFSALQSEINQSMPAR
- a CDS encoding AAA domain-containing protein → MVIKTEPQVSRLGANLIASHVEGQLENHVNWAEVDAVEALIEELLAAGYRLNSPDSDNTIGVISPYRRQVDALTQRLKSRWSDFSPRALAQFTRSKVDRNQ